The following is a genomic window from Rhodoferax sp. PAMC 29310.
GCTCGTCGTAAGCCGCGCGCTTGGCGGTGTCTTTCAGTGTGGCGTAGGCTTCTGCCACTTCTTTGAAGCGGCCTTCGGCATCCGGAGCTTTCGACATGTCCGGGTGGTAAGTGCGTGCCAGTTTTCGGTAGGCCTTCTTGATCTGATCCAGATCGGCGTCGCGCGACACGCCCAGTGTTTCATAATAGTCTTTGTATTTCATAGCATGTTGCTCTCAGTTCAAGTAGCGGTGCCGAAGAGCGAACCGACACCCGCGGTGATTGCCATGGCCATGGCACCCCACAGCGTGACTCGCCACATGCTGATGGCCACGGGGGTGCCGCCAGTCCAGGCGACAATGGCGCCCAATAGGGCCAAAAATGTCAGCGACAGGACGGCCAGTCCGACAAAAAGAATCGACGCAGGCATCAATGCAGCTGCGCCGAGTGGTAGCGCCGCACCGATTGCGAAGCTGGCGGCGGAGACCAGCGCAGCTTGAACAGGCTGCGCACTCAGAGCCTGGGTGATGCCGAGTTCGTCACGTGCATGCGCGCCCAAAGCATCGTGTTTCATCAGCTGTTCAGCCACCTGTTGCGCCAGCCCAAGATCAAGACCGCGAGTGACATAAATGGCTGTCAATTCCTTCGCCTCGGCAGCGGGATTGGCCAAAAACTCGGCGCGCTCGCGCACCAAATCCGAGTTTTCGGTGTCTTCCTGGGAATGGACCGACACATATTCGCCAGCGGCCATGGACATGGCTCCCGCCACCTGCCCGGCCACACCGATCATTAAGAGGCCACTGTGGCTGACACTGGCTGCAGCCACGCCCATCAACAAACTAGCGGTAGAAACAATGCCATCATTGGCGCCAAGCACGGCAGCGCGTAGCCAACCCACACGATCCGTGCGGTGGTGTTCCTTGTGGTTTCGGGACGATCTCATGGTGCAAACTGGGTCGCCTGGGCTCCGCTCAGGCTGTCGTCCTGGCATTGGCGCATTGCAGAATGGTGCGCGCTTTTTCTGTCTTCACCGCATCGCCGTGCGCTATCCGTCCACACTGGTCGATTTTGATGAGTCTCGTCAGTGATCAATGGGCCTTTTGATGCAGAGGTTGGAGTCAGGATGGAATCAATATCGGTTTTGACCATGCTCATTGACATCACCGGTTTCAAGGTGATCTGGTTAGCGCCAACGTTGACACCCATCCGGCAACAGGCTGTTCTGTTGACTGCTTGTCGTTGAAAGCCCCAGCCGCCTTCACCCAATGGCCTGATCCAGCTAGGCTCTTCGATTGCGTCGTGCCGCTGTGGACTGTCAGTCTTCATGGGATTACTTCAATGTCAGGGACATAAACCTAGTGTGTGGTTTGAATGTCATCTGGTCTGTGCGGTGCCGCACGCAGGAGACGAGTACAAGCTATTTTGTGACACGGTGATGACCATTCTTTGTATGTTTTCGCCTTGGTCGGCGTACTTTTCGAAACAGCGTGAAAATTCTTTTCATCGGCTGATTGCTCGACTGTGCGTGCTGCCGTTCCTGCGACTCCCCTATTTTGTCGCGTTGCGGGGTGAATGGCCCTGGCTGTTACGTGCGCTGGCGAACAGACCAACGCACATCGGTCATCAGATGATCGGTGGCAGGAGAACCGTCATGAACCCAAACACCGATCCAGCGCCAAAAGAAATCACTTGTCTTGCCCGCAGCATGACTCCGGCCGCGTTTACACGCGGCACAAAAGCACCCCGTGTTGGCGCTGGCGGTTGGTTTCCCGTGCTTGGAAAATCAGGGCTTGAGTCGGGCAACCCCTCGTCTCAGGACCGCGCCTTTATCGCCATGTTGGACGCTTATCGGCCCTACGGAGGCCTTTCACGCCTGCTTGGTTTGACAGCGGGCGGGCACGTCGAATATGAGGGGCGAGAAAGTGTTGTCGGGAAACTCGTTGACGAGGGGGCACTGTTTGGTTTTCATTGGCACGACGATGTATGGATACCGCTGTTCCAGTTCGACATGCCCGGACCGAAGGTGGCGCTTGGGCCGCAGCGTATTACCGCTCAGCTGGGACGCGGATTCGATGGGTGGGTGATTGCAAGCTGGTTTGTAAGGCCAAATGCCTGGTTGGAGAACCACAGCCCCATCGAATGCCTGAGTTCGCGCTTGCCGCAGGTGCTGGAGGCGGCTGCGCGGTTGGAGTTGTGTTGTGCAGGCCTGCCCAGGGTGGTTGTCGACGAATTCCGCCAAACAACCTGGAGCGCAACATGAACATGACGGCCAGTCCGACCTTCGTTTCCGCACTCGCTAGCCAACGTGCGTTGCCCACCCCTCGACTTGGCGTTAAGCGCAGCAAAAATCTCGATGTGGCAGACATGCTGAAACTATTGAGAGAAGCGCTAACACCGCGGCGCCATGTTGTGCATGCTGGGGACGTGATTTACCAAGCAAGCGAGCGCTTCGGCAACTTGCATTTGCTCAATGCCGGCTTCATAAAAATAGTGGGTCTGTCAGGAGATGGGCGTGAGCAGGTGGTAGGACTTAAGTTTCGGGGTGATTGGCTCGGTTTCGACGGCATTGCTACTGGGCAGTACTCGTGCGATGCGATCGCGATGGACACCGGTGAAATCTGGACCTTCAGGTGCGACGCACTGCTGGACGCCTGCGTTGGCACGCCTGCACTGCTCACGTTGCTGCACGAGGCCATGAGCCGCGAGATCGCGCACGACCGTGGCGTACTGATGTCGGTATGCTCCATGCCAGCGGAAGTGCGCGTCGCGGAATTCCTGCGCTACCTCGCCGAGTCACTCGCAGAATGCGGGCTCCGCAGCGACCAAGTCACCTTGCGCATGACGCGTGCCGAAATTGGCAACTATCTCGGCATGACGCTGGAAACGGTGAGTCGTGTGATGTCCAAATTGGCCCGTGCCAAGGTGATTGGATTCACAGAGAAGGGGCGCCGGAATGTGCTCATTCCCGATATTGACGCGCTGTCGGCATTTGTTCAATGCAGCTTGGTGTCGAAACCACCCCTTCAATGAATTTCGAGGCGGCATGTGTTGATGGTGCTGGTCATCGCCTGTGCAACAAGGCCTGCGCGGTGTCGCAGCCGTCAGCGTGGGCGTCCAGTAGCCCGTCATTGACTATGTTTTTTGTTGCAATACGTTGTAGAAACCAAAATCTGAGCTATAAAAGGGCGTTGTTGATCCATTCGAAAGCGGCATGCCCGGCGAATGAGGCGCCTTGGTCGAGTTGCCGCCGGTAGTGATGGGGGAAAAATCCCAGCTGTGGCGCGAAGTTGGCGCTACAGCCAGCGTTCCCACAGACGGGCCAACCATTCCTTGAGTTTGAACTGTATCGGCCGGTCTGCCCAGGTTTGAGGGTCAATAGGCAGCGACGCTGCCTGGTCCAGGGCAAACATGGCGGCCATCTGGTTGGCGAAATCCCGCCCCAGAATCACCGCGTTGACCTCGTCGTTGTCCATGAAACTGCGCCAATCCAGGTTGCTGGAGCCCACGGTGGACCAAACGCCGTCGACCATGCCTGTTTTGGCGTGCAGCAGGGCACCCTGGCGCTCAAAGATTTTCATCCCGCTGGCCAGCAGGCGAGCGTATTGCGCACGGCCGGCATGAAACACCAAAGACGAGTCGCTGTAGCTGGGCAGGATCAGTCGCACATCGACCCCGCGGGCGGCGGCTTTGATGAGCGACTGCAGCAATTGCGGGTCGGGCACAAAGTAGGCGTTGGTGAGGAAAACCTGTTTCTCGGCGTTGCCAATGGCCGAGATCAGCGTCAGATAAACCAGACTGAAGGGGTCGTCCGGCGTGCCGCCAATGGCACGCACGATGTCTTTTCCCACGGGAGCAAGCAAGGGAGTGTAGTTTTTGACCCTGAGCGCCTGTCCATGTTGTTTGGCCCAAGTCTGCATGAAGAGTTTCTGGAAGTCAGCCACCACCGGGCCGTGGATCTGCAGGTGGGTGTCGCGCCAAGCACCATCGCTCGCGTTGGCTTTGCGGGATGAGTGAATGATCGAACCTGACGAATACACGTTGCTGATGTTGATGCCACCCAGGAACGCCGTGCGGCCATCTACGATCAACAACTTGCGGTGGTCGCGGTTGTTGATTAACCATGACCCGTCGCGCGATGACAACGGGTTGACCGGGTTGAACTCCAGCACCGCCACGCCGGCCTGTGTCAGCTGGTCAAAGAACAACTTGGGTGTGTTCAGGCTGCCCACGCTGTCATAAATCAGGTTCACCTGAACGCCACGCCCTTGCTGCTTGAGAAGCGCCTGCGTAAATTCCTGGCCCATCGCGTCGTCCTCAATGATGTAGGACTCCATGTTGATATGGTCCTTGGCGCTGGAAATGGCGGCCAGCATGGCCGCGTGCGTGGCCGGCCCGTCTATCAGAAGGGTGACTTTGTTGCCCAGCACCAGTGAGCTCGCGTTGATGGATTGCTCCAGCGCGATTTGCTTGTCCAGAATGTCCAGGTCGCCAGACTGGCGTTTGAGTGCGGCCACGATGGCGGCACTTTGCCGGGTAGACACAGGGCCGCGGGCCGTTTCAAACCGGGCGGCCTGGGCGGTGTGGCGCGCCAGAATGGGCTCGGTGTCGGGCAAGCTTGCACACCCAGCGGTGCTGAAGACGACGAGGGCCAGCAGGACCACACCTTGAGGACGTTGGTTGAAGAGTTGCGACATGGTTTTGAAGCAATAAAAGAAGTTGAGTCAGCGTAACGGCCTGCCGGATCAACTTCAGTGCGCTGGCGCATCGACCTTGCTCTGTCCGGGAAAGAACATGGTTTTTTACCATGCCTCAGGCATTCCTGTGCACGCCACTGTCATGGTCGGAGCGCTGGGGGCATCAAGGGTCATTTGTCGAACGGCTATCCGCGGTCCCGGGAGCGAGTCACCTGCCTGACCTTGTCCGCGAGCGCTGCGACCATGGTGTCTGAGGCGAGTTCGGCCTTGACGCGCATTTGGTTGGAGGTGTCGCGTGCGCTGTCCACCGCGCCCGAGGCGGCATGCTGGGTGGCGCGGATGGCTTGATCGGCAGAACGCGAAGCTTGTTCGATCAAATGGCTGGATTTATCGGTATCAGAGATGAGTGACATAGGGAATCCTTGGAAGTAGGGAAGGGGGAGATCGATCGGGCTTAACGCCCTTTCATCGACCCGAAGACGAAGCTGGCAACAGCGAGCACGAGGAAGACAAAGAACAGGACCTTGGCGATGCCCACGGCGCCTGCGGCAATGCCACCAAAGCCAAACAGAGCCGCGACCAGGGCGATGACGAAGAAAACAACGGCGTAATGCAACATGAGAGGTCTCCTGATAGGTTAAGGGGCAGACTGACCGACTTGCGCCGGTCAGCTCGTTTTAACGCTTGCCGAAATGGGCTTTGGCGGCCGCCAGACAGTTGTCTTTGGCGGTAGAGGAGAGCGCATCACACTTCTCCTCGGCCACCTTGAGTTGTGCGGCACGCTTGTCAGCGGCGGCATCGGCGCGAACCTCCTTGTTCTCAGTGTTGGCCTTGACGTTGGCATCTGACTTCTTCTCACTGGCCACCTGGTTGGTCTGCGATGTTTTCATTGCCACAGTGGCATCGGCCTTGGCCGAAGTCAGGCCGGCCTTGGCCTCTTTGATGCAAACATCCTTGGGGTTACCGGCCAAGTCATCGCATTTTTGTTTAGCCACGTCATAGGTGGCTTCACCCTTGGCCACACTCACCTTGTACTGGGTTTTCAAAGTTGGCTTGTAGCTGTTGTCCAACTCGGCCAAAGCGACGGCCTCCTTGCCCTTGGCCTGGGCCACGCAGATGTCCTTGGCGTTGCTGGCCTGAGAAGCGCAGGCTTTCTTGTCAGCCTTGTATTCTGTTTTGATGCGGGTCTTGCTGGCACTGATATCGCCAGATGACATCGTTTGCGCCATCGCGCTGGCGCCAAACAGCAGGCAAGCGACCATTGCCACGCCACTGCGCAAGTTGAGGGATTTCACCATGGAGATTCCTCAGTGTTAAGAATTTCGCAAGCAGCAAAGGCTTGGGAGTCCAGACAGTAAGGTTTGATCAGCGGCGGGTCTGTTCGCTGGCACACAGTTCGAAAAATATCGATGGTGGAACATCCCGTCTTTCGCTGAAGGAGGGGTAGTAGCGGCCTTTCCAAATGTGGCCTTTCTCCTTAAAAACGTATCCCTTGCTAAGTGGTTCAATTCAGATCTCCCCGTCACGGTCGTGGCATCCTGTAGCTGTTCAATTGCAGGACTTCAACGTAATGTTGATGCGTTTGGACGGTCTGGAGGCAGATGTTCGGCGCGAGCAGAACCGCCGTGAGTAAGCCATTGGTCGCGCCACCTATGAGTTCTTGATCAATTCCATCGATTCGTGCATTGCCTTCCTGCAAAGCCAATGCAAGGCACTGCGCCGGGCCAAAGATGAAACTATCGCGTGGCTGCACTGGTACAACAAAGCACGGCTGCATTCAACTCTGGCTCATGTCGGTCAATGCGGTTCGAGAAGAACGGTTTGCGGCTTAGCCCAGGCAAGCCAGTTCATGGTCTTGGCTATGCGTTGCCCGCGCAATGCTTGGCGCCCACTTCCGCTCATCGAAACTCGGATTGAAGAGTTGCTGCAAATCGCCTGGGGTCAGCCGATCAGGTAGTTCTGGATAGATTACGCGCTGTGGTCGGTGTCATACGGTGCCCAAAGTTCAGGACCGTGAACCATAACAAGGCTGAAACTGTAGCGGGGCCAAGTCCAAAACTAGAAATCAAGGCTGAGTGGCCAAATTTACACGAATTTTACTGACAGGCCAAAGTGCAGCAGCTGGGCGAATGCCCCGCTGAGTGGGCCCCATGCAGTCACGCTGCCAAGGTGGCATGGGTGCCGAGACAGGGGAAGCCGGCACAGCTTGACGGCAAGCCACCTGAGGGTGCGCCAGCGAACAGACCTAGGTGCCTCCTAACCCTAAGCTGCAATCACAAGCGAAAGCCCGTTTTCAAATGGACGCTGCTTGCAAATTTCAACGATTTGAGGAGACTGACATGAGCCTGGGAACCATTCTTCTGGTTTTTCTGATACTGATGTTGGTGGGCGTTTTCCCCACGTGGCCACATAGTCGGTCTTGGGGCTACAGCCCCAGTGGCGGGCTGGGTTTGATCGCCACTATTGTGCTGATTCTGCTGTTGGTAGGTCGAGTCTAGGTATGAGGGCGCTCGTTGGGCCGGTTAGTGTCATTGTTGGGGCGATTGATTGGCACAACGCCATCAGAAACTCTGATCTTTCGATCCGCAATGTGCGTCAGCGCACCGACCGCCGAAGCACATTTTTTTAAAGTTGACAGGTCAGTCTGTTTCAATTTTTTTCCCACTGGAGATATATATGAAAATTCGTTACACACTCGCCGTTGCCGTTTCTACCATCGTTCTTTTGACCGCAACGGGCTGTGCCGTTCAACGCGGGCAGGATACTGTGGGCTCCTACATTGATGACACAGGTATTACCACCTTGGTGAAGCCCCGTTTCGTCGAGAACAAACAGGTGGACGCCTCTTCGATCAAGGTCGAGACCCTGAAAGGCACCGTCATGCTGTCCGGCTTCGCCAAGAGCATTGACGAACGCACCACCGCTGAATCCATTGCGAGTGGTGTCAAAGGTGTTGTGTCTGTGCGCAACGAGATCGCTGTTCTTCCTTGAGGCTCTGACTTCGCTGTGAATACCGGGGCAGTGCCAGCATGGCACTGCCCCGGTATTGCGTTTGGGACGCGCGGCTGGTGTCCGCCTCAGTACTCGGACGGCTTGTTCACATCACTTAGCAATCGCTCCAATTCCTTCTTAACTACACCGTACCATTCGCAGGTATGGGTCTCAAAATAGGGTTTCACCGGAATCGACGGCGAATTGCTTGGCGACCACCCTCAATGTCTTTGGAATGAGTTCCAAAGACATTGAGATTGACCTTGCCCCTGGAATCCGTATCCCATAACCGAGATCATGAGTTGGCTTGCTTGGGCTGATTAGCAAGCCAGTTTTGCTCGAACCGCACCGGGCTGACGTAGGCCAGTGTCGAATGCAGTCGAGTCCGGTTATACCAAAGCATCCAAGCAATCGTTTCATCCTTTGCCTCCCGCTGAGTCTTGAACTTCTGTCCGTATAACCGTTCCACCTTCAATGATCCAAACAGCGTCTCGCTGCAGGCGTTGTCCCAACAGTTGCCGCGCCGGCTCATTGAACTGGTGATGTCGTACTCCTTGAGCACTTCCCGGAAGTCCTTGCTGGCGTACTGACTGCCGCGGTCGCTATGGAACATCAGGCCAGCCTGCTTGCCCGGATGCCGCTTGAACCATGCCATGCGCAGCGCATCAATGACGATGTCCCGCGTCATTTCCTCTCGTAACGACCAGCCCACTACTTGGCGGCTGAACAGGTCAATCACCACGGCCAGAAACAACCAGCCTTCGTCCGTGGCGATGTACGTGATGTCACCCACCCAGACCTTGTCGGGTGCTGCCACATCGAACTCCCGGTTGAGCAGGTTGGGTGAGATCGCTAGATCGTGATTGCTATCGGTGGTGACCTTGAAGCGCCGCTTTCCCTTGGCACGGATGCCGTGCAACTGCATGAGCTTTTGCACGCGCTCTTTGCCCACACGGATGCCACGGGCAAGCAGCTCCTTCCAGGTGCGTGGCCAGCCGTAGCCGCCTCGCGTCTCGGCATGGATGGCCTTGATGTGCACCAGCAAGGCGTCATCGCTCAGGTGGCGGAGCTGGGCCGGACTGGCCAGTCGCACAAAGTGTTCGTGGTACCCGGCGATGCTCACCCCCAGTACGCGGCACTGTACCGAGATCGGCCATGTGCTGCGGTGGCGCTGGATGAAGGCGTACTTCAAATCGATCCCT
Proteins encoded in this region:
- a CDS encoding VIT family protein, translated to MRSSRNHKEHHRTDRVGWLRAAVLGANDGIVSTASLLMGVAAASVSHSGLLMIGVAGQVAGAMSMAAGEYVSVHSQEDTENSDLVRERAEFLANPAAEAKELTAIYVTRGLDLGLAQQVAEQLMKHDALGAHARDELGITQALSAQPVQAALVSAASFAIGAALPLGAAALMPASILFVGLAVLSLTFLALLGAIVAWTGGTPVAISMWRVTLWGAMAMAITAGVGSLFGTAT
- a CDS encoding Crp/Fnr family transcriptional regulator, whose product is MNMTASPTFVSALASQRALPTPRLGVKRSKNLDVADMLKLLREALTPRRHVVHAGDVIYQASERFGNLHLLNAGFIKIVGLSGDGREQVVGLKFRGDWLGFDGIATGQYSCDAIAMDTGEIWTFRCDALLDACVGTPALLTLLHEAMSREIAHDRGVLMSVCSMPAEVRVAEFLRYLAESLAECGLRSDQVTLRMTRAEIGNYLGMTLETVSRVMSKLARAKVIGFTEKGRRNVLIPDIDALSAFVQCSLVSKPPLQ
- a CDS encoding BON domain-containing protein, producing the protein MKIRYTLAVAVSTIVLLTATGCAVQRGQDTVGSYIDDTGITTLVKPRFVENKQVDASSIKVETLKGTVMLSGFAKSIDERTTAESIASGVKGVVSVRNEIAVLP
- a CDS encoding phosphatidylserine/phosphatidylglycerophosphate/cardiolipin synthase family protein is translated as MSQLFNQRPQGVVLLALVVFSTAGCASLPDTEPILARHTAQAARFETARGPVSTRQSAAIVAALKRQSGDLDILDKQIALEQSINASSLVLGNKVTLLIDGPATHAAMLAAISSAKDHINMESYIIEDDAMGQEFTQALLKQQGRGVQVNLIYDSVGSLNTPKLFFDQLTQAGVAVLEFNPVNPLSSRDGSWLINNRDHRKLLIVDGRTAFLGGINISNVYSSGSIIHSSRKANASDGAWRDTHLQIHGPVVADFQKLFMQTWAKQHGQALRVKNYTPLLAPVGKDIVRAIGGTPDDPFSLVYLTLISAIGNAEKQVFLTNAYFVPDPQLLQSLIKAAARGVDVRLILPSYSDSSLVFHAGRAQYARLLASGMKIFERQGALLHAKTGMVDGVWSTVGSSNLDWRSFMDNDEVNAVILGRDFANQMAAMFALDQAASLPIDPQTWADRPIQFKLKEWLARLWERWL
- a CDS encoding DUF1328 domain-containing protein, whose protein sequence is MLHYAVVFFVIALVAALFGFGGIAAGAVGIAKVLFFVFLVLAVASFVFGSMKGR
- a CDS encoding DUF3309 domain-containing protein, whose protein sequence is MSLGTILLVFLILMLVGVFPTWPHSRSWGYSPSGGLGLIATIVLILLLVGRV
- a CDS encoding IS3 family transposase (programmed frameshift), encoding MTKTARARYTLEFKQEAVRLVEGGQSIAAAARTLGVVDQTLFNWVKAQRQGQLKGADSKVLVSAEQMEINRLRAELARVKMERDILGKSDGVLRKGIDLKYAFIQRHRSTWPISVQCRVLGVSIAGYHEHFVRLASPAQLRHLSDDALLVHIKAIHAETRGGYGWPRTWKELLARGIRVGKERVQKLMQLHGIRAKGKRRFKVTTDSNHDLAISPNLLNREFDVAAPDKVWVGDITYIATDEGWLFLAVVIDLFSRQVVGWSLREEMTRDIVIDALRMAWFKRHPGKQAGLMFHSDRGSQYASKDFREVLKEYDITSSMSRRGNCWDNACSETLFGSLKVERLYGQKFKTQREAKDETIAWMLWYNRTRLHSTLAYVSPVRFEQNWLANQPKQANS